The following are from one region of the Coffea eugenioides isolate CCC68of chromosome 2, Ceug_1.0, whole genome shotgun sequence genome:
- the LOC113762701 gene encoding cytochrome c oxidase assembly protein COX15-like: MMESRLISAFRKTKNIVNQISSNSRLSTSGLCISNEPSLLIHSKTYSSFSSNLIPASQTSIIRSLSNLGFKAFRRHYPNHKGFCRRSFRNLSTAAAASTEKKDGLRLLVTAGPRAQKLVGIWLFGSAAWVFSMVVLGGMTRLTRSGLSMTDWKFTGRLPPLTDEDWLVEFEKYKQSPEYKRVNKGMSIDDFKFIYWMEYAHRMWGRALGIMFALPFSYFLRKGYITLQLGLRLSGLFALGAGQGLIGWWMVKSGLEAPESEYAEPRVSPYRLAAHLTSAFVIYSGLFWTALSVVMPEPPAESVAWVKGAAKVKRLALPVSILVGITAVSGAFVAGNDAGRAFNTFPKMGDTWVPEDIFNMKPLLRNFFENTSTVQLDHRLLATTTLAAIGGLWFSTRNLDLHPAIRSLIGSIVGMAALQVTLGVSTLLSYVPVSLGTAHQAGALTLLSLMLLLNHTVRRPSMSLLKTLPPVVKTVT; the protein is encoded by the exons ATGATGGAGAGCAGACTTATCTCAGCTTTCAGAAAAACTAAAAACATAGTTAATCAAATTTCCTCAAATTCAAGATTATCAACATCAGGGCTTTGCATTTCCAATGAGCCCTCCTTGCTGATCCACTCAAAAACttactcttctttttcttctaatcTTATTCCTGCAAGCCAAACCAGCATTATCAGAAGCTTGAGTAACTTGGGATTCAAAGCATTTCGTCGTCATTATCCTAATCATAAG GGTTTCTGCAGACGATCCTTTAGGAATTTATCCACTGCAGCAGCTGCGTCTACAGAAAAGAAGGATGGTTTGAGGCTCCTTGTAACTGCTGGGCCTCGTGCCCAAAAGTTGGTTGGGATATGGCTTTTTGGATCTGCTGCTTGGGTCTTCAGTATGGTGGTGCTTGGCGGTATGACACGATTAACCAGATCGGGGCTTTCAATGACTGACTGGAAATTCACTGGGAGGCTTCCTCCTCTAACAGATGAAGATTGGCTGGTTGAATTTGAGAAATATAAACAGTCACCTGAATATAAACG TGTAAACAAAGGGATGAGTATTGATGATTTCAAGTTCATTTATTGGATGGAGTATGCACATCGAATGTGGGGAAGAGCACTGGGTATCATGTTTGCTCTGCCATTCTCTTACTTTCTTCGCAAGGGTTATATTACTCTACAACTTGGACTTAGATTATCTGGGTTATTTGCTCTTGGTGCCGGGCAGGGACTAATAGGTTGGTGGATGGTTAAAAGTGGTTTAGAG GCCCCTGAATCGGAATATGCTGAACCAAGAGTCAGCCCTTACCGCCTAGCGGCCCATCTTACTTCAGCATTTGTAATTTACAGTGGGCTCTTCTGGACTGCTCTTTCAGTTGTTATGCCTGAACCTCCTGCTGAGTCAGTAGCTTGGGTTAAGGGTGCTGCAAAAGTTAAGCGACTTGCCCTCCCTGTGAGCATTCTTGTCGGAATCACTGCTGTCTCAGGAGCATTTGTTGCAGGAAATGATGCT GGTCGTGCCTTTAACACTTTCCCAAAGATGGGTGATACATGGGTTCCAGAAGATATTTTCAATATGAAGCCTCTTCTGCGGAACTTCTTTGAGAATACATCAACTGTGCAG CTAGATCATCGTTTACTTGCCACTACGACTTTAGCAGCAATTGGTGGCTTATGGTTCTCAACTCGGAACCTGGACCTGCATCCGGCCATACGCTCCTTGATCGGAAGTATAGTAGGCATGGCTGCTCTCCAG GTCACTTTGGGGGTATCAACTCTTTTGTCATACGTACCTGTGTCACTTGGCACAGCTCATCAAGCTGGAGCTCTAACGCTTCTAAGTCTGATGCTTCTGCTCAATCACACCGTACGTCGGCCTTCAATGTCACTTCTGAAGACTCTGCCTCCTGTTGTAAAAACAGTCACCTAG
- the LOC113760990 gene encoding protein trichome birefringence-like 36 — MGAKAKISWPLMWLLFLCFFLLNLSDGESSRYEQEELSWLADNDDEINMIQGRHASLRRCDLTSGKWVYDQTYPLYDPSTCPYLSTAVKCQKNGRPDSDYEKWRWKPDGCTIPRFDALEFLGRMRRKRIMLVGDSIMRNQWESLVCLVQSVIPTARKMVTYHGPAMAFQALDYETSIEFCWAPFLVELKKETAGKRILHLDLIEENAKYWRGVDVLVFDSAHWWTHSDQYSSWDFLADGNNAYTNMNPMVAYEKGLTTWAKWIDLNLDPRRSRVFFRSMSPRHNRDNGWKCYNQKEPLQYFSHPHVPPQLPVLRGVLRRMRFPVYLQDITTLSALRRDGHPSVYGRSIGQEEKQHVKGYTSDCSHWCLPGVPDTWNEMLNVLL, encoded by the exons ATGGGAGCCAAGGCTAAGATCAGTTGGCCATTAATGTGGCTTTTGTTCTTGTGCTTTTTCCTACTGAATTTGTCTGATGGTGAATCTTCAAGGTATGAGCAAGAGGAGCTGTCGTGGCTGGCCGACAATGACGACGAAATTAACATGATTCAAGGCAGGCATGCCTCGCTCAGGAGATGTGATTTAACCTCTGGAAAATGGGTTTATGATCAAACTTATCCGCTTTATGATCCAAGCACTTGCCCCTACCTTAGCACTGCAGTTAAATGTCAGAAGAACGGACGCCCTGATTCTGATTATGAAAAGTGGAGGTGGAAGCCAGACGGTTGTACGATTCCAAG GTTTGATGCATTGGAATTTCTGGGGAGAATGAGAAGGAAGAGAATAATGCTTGTAGGTGATTCCATAATGAGGAACCAATGGGAGTCTCTTGTCTGTTTAGTCCAATCTGTTATTCCAACTGCTCGAAAAATGGTCACTTATCATGGTCCTGCCATGGCATTCCAAGCATTG GATTATGAGACATCGATTGAGTTTTGTTGGGCTCCATTTCTCGTGGAACTGAAGAAGGAAACAGCAGGCAAAAGAATACTGCATCTAGACTTGATAGAAGAGAATGCGAAGTACTGGAGAGGAGTTGATGTTCTTGTTTTTGATTCAGCCCATTGGTGGACTCATTCTGATCAATATAGTTC GTGGGACTTCCTCGCGGATGGAAACAATGCATATACGAATATGAACCCAATGGTTGCATATGAGAAAGGACTCACTACATGGGCTAAGTGGATAGACTTGAATCTTGATCCTCGCAGAAGTCGAGTCTTTTTCAGGAGCATGTCTCCGAGGCATAACAG GGACAACGGCTGGAAATGTTATAATCAGAAGGAACCTCTTCAATACTTCAGTCACCCTCATGTCCCTCCACAATTACCTGTATTAAGAGGGGTGCTACGAAGGATGAGATTTCCAGTATATCTGCAGGATATTACTACATTGTCAGCACTTAGAAGAGACGGCCATCCATCTGTTTATGGTAGATCCATAGGCCAAGAAGAGAAACAGCACGTCAAAGGGTATACCTCTGATTGTAGCCATTGGTGCCTCCCTGGAGTTCCTGATACCTGGAATGAAATGTTAAATGTTCTACTATGA
- the LOC113760991 gene encoding germin-like protein subfamily 3 member 2 gives MVSKVTAFLVILIRIHAVSSSDPDPVYDFCVPRTNLSSDALSCKNSTLVTVEDFVYAGIKSPGDFKKTGFAATPVSSTVFPGLNTLGMSFVRADFAAGGVNVPHYHPRATEVGFVLEGKIYSGFIDTKNRVFARVLEKGEVMVFPRGLVHFQMNVGDSAATILGSFDSQNPGLVKIPAAIFGSEIKDELLLKAFGFNSKELAKLRKHFES, from the coding sequence ATGGTTTCCAAGGTGACAGCTTTCTTAGTAATTCTCATCCGTATTCATGCAGTTTCATCTTCAGATCCTGATCCAGTCTATGATTTTTGCGTACCAAGAACAAATCTTTCATCCGATGCCCTTTCTTGCAAAAACTCAACATTGGTCACAGTTGAAGATTTTGTATATGCAGGCATAAAAAGCCCTGGCGATTTCAAGAAAACTGGTTTTGCAGCCACTCCAGTTAGCTCAACTGTTTTTCCTGGATTAAACACACTGGGGATGTCATTTGTACGTGCTGATTTTGCTGCTGGTGGGGTTAATGTCCCGCACTATCATCCAAGAGCTACTGAGGTTGGATTTGTGCTGGAGGGAAAGATTTATTCCGGGTTTATTGACACAAAAAACAGAGTTTTTGCTAGAGTGCTTGAGAAGGGTGAGGTGATGGTCTTTCCAAGGGGTCTTGTACACTTTCAGATGAATGTTGGAGATTCAGCAGCTACGATACTAGGAAGTTTTGACAGTCAGAATCCAGGGTTGGTGAAAATTCCAGCTGCAATTTTTGGATCTGAAATTAAAGATGAGCTTTTGCTGAAGGCTTTTGGATTCAATTCCAAGGAGCTCGCTAAATTGAGGAAGCACTTTGAATCCTAG